Proteins from one Mercurialis annua linkage group LG7, ddMerAnnu1.2, whole genome shotgun sequence genomic window:
- the LOC126657263 gene encoding uncharacterized protein LOC126657263, translating into MRGGRKEKKRDDDLLLFKELRKREKDHLANLLHPLVSEDFEPNTARSYALNKMNNASRYDFSGENLDKNDYDWLKTPPATPLFPSLEMEAANAPQLVLQREIPILPQQPLSRFAITTSTEALKGTSSGSKVKPVTSQTKLNLKSNNPTQNHKQPQKLNTITSHSKPTPTTNHPVKSTPSFSNPPSNLRTNRANSATRARPSVVPTKVPSPPIHKNTSSPRTNGTNRPTSAPGRPAVVVPSPPIHQNTSSPRTNATQLFGSRMADKIVTARKLGGRDREPKPKPLHSLR; encoded by the exons aTGAGAGGAGGACGGAAAGAGAAGAAGAGAGACGATGACCTTCTTTTATTCAAGGAGCTCCGTAAACGTGAAAAAGATCATCTCGCAAATCTCCTCCATCCCCTCGTTTCTGAGGACTTCGAGCCTAATACCGCTC GGAGTTATGCACTCAACAAAATGAATAATGCATCAAGATATGATTTTTCTGGTGAAAATCTCGATAAAAATGATTATGATTG GTTGAAAACGCCACCGGCAACGCCTCTATTTCCTTCGCTGGAGATGGAAGCAGCAAATGCCCCTCAGCTTGTGCTTCAACGGGAAATACCTATTCTACCGCAGCAACCCCTTTCGCGG TTTGCAATTACTACTAGTACAGAAGCATTGAAGGGAACAAGTAGCGGTTCAAAAGTAAAACCAGTCACATCTCAGACCAAACTCAACCTTAAATCCAACAATCCAACGCAAAACCATAAACAACCTCAAAAACTCAATACTATCACCTCACATTCAAAACCTACGCCCACCACAAACCATCCAGTAAAATCTACTCCATCATTCTCAAATCCTCCGAGTAATCTGAGGACTAATCGTGCAAATTCTGCTACACGGGCTCGACCTTCTGTAGTACCAACCAAGGTCCCATCACCACCAATTCATAAAAACACGAGCTCACCGAGGACTAATGGGACTAATCGTCCAACTTCTGCTCCAGGGCGACCTGCTGTAGTCGTCCCATCGCCACCAATTCATCAGAACACGAGCTCACCGAGGACTAACGCGACTCAACTATTTGGGAGTAGAATGGCTGACAAGATTGTAACGGCTAGAAAATTAGGAGGTCGTGATAGAGAACCAAAACCAAAGCCTCTACATTCATTACGGTAA
- the LOC126654769 gene encoding protein ASYMMETRIC LEAVES 2 yields the protein MASSSNSPCAACKFLRRKCQPECVFAPYFPPDQPQKFANVHKVFGASNVTKLLNELHPSQREDAVNSLAYEADMRLRDPVYGCVGVISLLQHQLRQLQMDLTCAKSELSKYQNLGITGHAGLFAAAAAAATATHHHPQNLGINLIGGGGGGRDHHFHHQFFPHQQAQMMRSFDAAANTYDLAMNVSASIGQLSQFQQPRAAAADDRRTTIDPS from the coding sequence ATGGCGTCGTCATCAAATTCTCCGTGTGCAGCCTGCAAATTTCTGAGACGAAAATGTCAACCGGAGTGTGTGTTTGCACCGTATTTTCCACCGGATCAGCCGCAGAAATTCGCCAACGTACACAAAGTGTTCGGAGCAAGTAATGTGACCAAGTTGCTAAACGAGTTGCACCCGTCCCAGCGAGAGGACGCCGTGAATTCCTTAGCATATGAGGCGGACATGCGGCTGAGAGACCCGGTGTACGGCTGCGTCGGAGTAATATCTCTCCTCCAACACCAGCTCCGGCAGCTTCAGATGGATCTCACCTGTGCAAAATCTGAGCTATCAAAATATCAGAACCTAGGAATCACTGGCCATGCTGGTCTCTTTGCAGCAGCGGCCGCCGCAGCCACAGCCACCCACCACCATCCCCAGAATCTCGGGATCAATCTCATCGGAGGCGGCGGCGGTGGAAGGGACCACCACTTCCACCACCAATTCTTTCCTCATCAGCAAGCGCAGATGATGAGAAGCTTTGATGCAGCTGCCAACACATATGATCTTGCTATGAATGTCTCTGCAAGTATAGGTCAACTGAGTCAGTTCCAGCAACCGAGAGCCGCCGCCGCCGATGACCGTCGCACCACCATTGACCCCTCTTAA